The proteins below are encoded in one region of Methanosarcina barkeri 3:
- a CDS encoding DHH family phosphoesterase: MSKECPDCHGRGYKVVSTEICPQCKGKGKSKSIDFMKMSEKNLDSFLKNGAACEKCKGTGSIEVTTPCKTCKGLGKIYTCKICGERIENPQDPDEEICESCAHSQYVYALDESCDLKDVEAGKLYHGIVSSKASFGVFVDLNPHVRGLMHSSNVGIPPEVGEAVIVLVKSIKAGGKLDLIPKTLKKYETIELEKELPLKSSAEIDSSMKGKLLRIEGEVIQVKQTSGPTIFTISDEGGFVPCAAFESAGKRSYPHIDAGMIVSITGEVTLRDDQVQIEVMSMKLLTGEKEAVVKSRVERVIDEKAAPADIPFLIKSEIMEKLKPRMLHVAKEIKKAILHSTPIILRHHADADGITSAIAIERAILPLITEIGGTDAEYYFYKRAPSKAPFYELADVTRDISFALEDLSRHGQKMPLVILVDNGSTEEDVPSMRQAGVYGIDMLVIDHHHPDEIVDQYLIGHVNPAHVGGDFGVTAGMLCAEVARMINPDISDTIKHLPAVSAVGDRSEAPEAERYISLVSDRYTIEELKEMALALDYEQFWLKFSSGKGLIDDILDLGDHDTHKKLVSLLCEQANTMIQEQLETCLFNVKSQKLSNGTIMNVIDVENYAQKFTFPPPGKTSGEVHDVLTKRYPDKPVVTIGYGPDFAVIRSKGVLMNIPKIVRELREEMKGAGVSGGGHLVVGSIKFVEGMRTEVLSKLAEKIASTDVEY; the protein is encoded by the coding sequence CTATAAAGTTGTTTCAACTGAAATCTGCCCTCAATGTAAGGGTAAAGGTAAATCAAAATCAATTGATTTCATGAAAATGTCAGAAAAAAATCTTGATAGCTTTTTAAAAAATGGTGCTGCCTGTGAAAAATGTAAAGGCACTGGAAGTATTGAAGTAACTACTCCTTGTAAAACCTGTAAGGGGCTGGGAAAGATATACACATGCAAGATTTGTGGAGAACGTATTGAGAACCCACAGGATCCCGATGAAGAGATATGCGAGTCCTGTGCCCATTCTCAGTATGTTTATGCCCTTGATGAGTCCTGCGACCTTAAAGATGTGGAAGCAGGAAAACTTTATCATGGGATAGTGAGCAGTAAAGCGTCTTTTGGGGTCTTTGTGGATCTTAACCCTCACGTAAGAGGACTTATGCATTCTAGCAATGTAGGAATTCCTCCTGAAGTAGGCGAGGCCGTGATTGTACTGGTAAAAAGCATCAAGGCCGGAGGAAAGCTGGATCTCATCCCTAAAACCCTTAAAAAATACGAAACTATCGAGCTTGAAAAGGAGCTTCCGCTCAAAAGTTCAGCTGAAATCGACTCCAGTATGAAGGGCAAACTTCTCAGAATCGAAGGGGAAGTGATTCAGGTAAAGCAGACCAGCGGGCCCACGATTTTTACTATTAGCGACGAGGGAGGCTTTGTGCCCTGTGCAGCCTTTGAGAGTGCTGGGAAAAGATCCTATCCGCATATTGATGCAGGAATGATTGTTTCCATTACCGGAGAAGTGACCCTGCGAGATGACCAGGTTCAGATCGAGGTCATGAGCATGAAACTGCTGACAGGAGAGAAGGAAGCAGTTGTCAAGAGCAGAGTTGAGAGGGTAATTGACGAAAAGGCAGCTCCTGCAGATATTCCTTTTCTTATCAAAAGCGAGATTATGGAGAAACTTAAACCCAGGATGCTCCATGTCGCTAAAGAAATCAAAAAAGCTATTCTCCATTCAACTCCGATTATTCTAAGGCATCATGCTGACGCTGATGGCATTACCTCGGCAATTGCAATTGAGAGAGCGATTCTGCCCCTTATTACGGAAATCGGGGGAACGGATGCGGAATATTACTTCTACAAACGCGCTCCTTCGAAAGCTCCTTTTTATGAACTTGCCGATGTTACAAGGGATATTTCATTTGCACTTGAAGATCTTTCCAGACACGGGCAGAAGATGCCGCTTGTAATCCTTGTGGACAACGGGTCAACGGAAGAAGACGTACCTTCAATGCGGCAGGCCGGCGTTTATGGAATCGATATGCTTGTCATTGACCATCACCACCCGGATGAGATTGTTGACCAGTACCTTATAGGGCACGTAAATCCCGCACATGTGGGAGGGGATTTCGGGGTTACTGCCGGAATGCTCTGTGCTGAAGTTGCTCGTATGATTAATCCCGACATCAGCGATACAATAAAACATCTCCCAGCGGTTTCGGCAGTTGGAGACCGTTCAGAAGCTCCGGAGGCTGAAAGGTATATTTCTCTTGTCTCGGACCGTTATACCATTGAAGAGCTGAAAGAAATGGCTCTGGCTCTGGACTATGAGCAGTTCTGGCTGAAATTCAGTAGTGGAAAAGGTCTTATCGACGATATTCTGGATCTGGGGGATCACGACACCCATAAAAAACTGGTTTCCCTGCTCTGCGAACAGGCAAATACCATGATACAGGAACAGCTTGAAACCTGCCTCTTTAATGTCAAGTCTCAAAAACTGTCAAATGGGACTATTATGAATGTGATAGACGTTGAAAACTACGCCCAGAAATTCACCTTCCCGCCACCAGGAAAGACCTCAGGCGAAGTTCATGACGTGCTTACCAAAAGGTATCCGGATAAACCCGTGGTAACTATCGGATACGGTCCTGACTTTGCAGTCATCCGTTCCAAGGGCGTGCTTATGAATATTCCAAAAATCGTCAGGGAGCTCAGGGAAGAAATGAAAGGCGCAGGTGTCAGTGGAGGAGGACATCTGGTTGTAGGTAGTATCAAATTTGTGGAAGGAATGAGAACTGAGGTGTTATCGAAACTTGCCGAAAAGATAGCATCCACCGATGTTGAGTATTAA
- a CDS encoding orotate phosphoribosyltransferase-like protein has protein sequence MKNIEDLIQKAVELQSNGLVTGQIADELNVSRETVTWLLTRSKKEVTAPAPKDISVNWSSIGKSATRLHYISLALCDMVLETLEKTNTEVDVVVGVAASGIPLASMMANELGADFALYHSRKGQDVVQPGHKGTISRNFGSVAGKNCVIVDDVITTGSTTMEVIEQLREMGAKPRAVAVLVDKKGADMIANVPIQSLVRIVRLD, from the coding sequence ATGAAGAACATAGAAGATTTAATCCAGAAAGCTGTGGAATTGCAGAGTAACGGGCTTGTAACCGGCCAGATTGCCGACGAACTCAATGTTTCAAGGGAAACTGTGACCTGGCTTTTAACCCGTTCAAAAAAAGAAGTAACAGCCCCCGCTCCAAAGGATATTTCCGTAAACTGGAGCAGCATAGGAAAAAGTGCTACACGGCTCCACTACATCTCACTTGCGCTCTGTGACATGGTACTTGAGACTCTGGAAAAAACAAACACCGAAGTCGACGTTGTTGTCGGTGTTGCTGCCAGCGGCATTCCCCTAGCAAGCATGATGGCAAATGAACTGGGAGCTGACTTTGCCCTCTATCATTCCCGTAAAGGGCAGGATGTAGTCCAGCCAGGCCATAAAGGGACAATAAGCAGAAACTTCGGAAGCGTTGCAGGCAAGAACTGCGTAATCGTGGATGATGTTATTACTACAGGTTCCACAACTATGGAGGTCATTGAGCAGCTTCGGGAAATGGGTGCCAAACCAAGAGCTGTAGCAGTTCTTGTAGATAAAAAAGGCGCAGATATGATTGCTAATGTCCCGATCCAATCCCTTGTAAGGATTGTACGCCTGGACTAA
- a CDS encoding NOB1 family endonuclease, whose product MTYYIADSAVFIMGNCDLDSSLIITVPSVAEELKSGDASLRFDLAKEGGLRVEWPDPEMVKEVRKMAELTRDSEELSKTDLEILAKALEYRDKGLLLTDDYAVQNVAVQLGIQVKPIAQKKIKDIIIWQKQCIGCKKTFDKGDVCPICGSPLKKKRKKSRKEKSYF is encoded by the coding sequence ATGACCTATTACATAGCAGATTCAGCAGTTTTTATAATGGGAAACTGTGACCTGGACAGTTCTCTCATAATTACCGTTCCTTCGGTTGCGGAAGAGTTAAAAAGCGGGGATGCTTCCCTTCGTTTTGATCTTGCAAAAGAAGGGGGGTTACGTGTAGAATGGCCAGATCCCGAAATGGTAAAAGAGGTCCGGAAAATGGCTGAGCTCACGCGAGACTCCGAAGAACTCTCAAAGACTGACCTGGAAATTCTTGCAAAGGCTCTTGAATATAGAGATAAGGGCTTACTGCTTACGGACGATTATGCAGTCCAGAACGTTGCCGTGCAGCTTGGGATTCAGGTTAAGCCTATTGCCCAGAAAAAAATAAAGGATATTATTATCTGGCAAAAACAGTGTATAGGCTGCAAAAAAACTTTTGACAAAGGGGATGTTTGCCCGATCTGCGGTTCCCCTCTTAAGAAAAAGAGGAAAAAAAGTAGAAAAGAAAAGAGTTACTTTTGA
- a CDS encoding sugar O-acetyltransferase, with product MKEKEKMLAGKPYRAFGEELVAERQAAKELIFEFNSLHPGKTEQRNKIIQRLFGKTGKNFIIEPPFRCDYGYNISVGENFYANYNCTIIDCAKVSIGDNAFIAPNVSLFTAGHPVHPDIRNEQLEYALPICIGNSVWLGGGVIVNPGVTIGDNAVIGSGSVVTKDIPANVVAVGSPCRVKRKITEQDKINFLEMVPDE from the coding sequence ATGAAAGAAAAAGAAAAAATGCTAGCAGGCAAACCTTATAGAGCTTTTGGGGAAGAACTGGTCGCAGAACGTCAGGCTGCAAAGGAATTGATTTTTGAATTTAATTCTCTTCATCCAGGTAAAACTGAGCAGCGAAACAAAATTATTCAAAGACTCTTTGGCAAAACAGGTAAAAACTTCATTATTGAACCGCCCTTTCGCTGCGATTATGGATATAATATCTCTGTAGGGGAGAACTTTTACGCCAATTATAATTGCACAATTATCGACTGCGCTAAAGTTAGTATCGGTGACAACGCTTTTATTGCACCTAATGTTAGTCTTTTTACTGCAGGACATCCCGTACATCCTGATATACGGAATGAACAGTTAGAATATGCCCTCCCTATTTGTATAGGCAACAGTGTTTGGCTTGGTGGTGGCGTTATTGTGAATCCTGGTGTTACCATTGGCGATAACGCCGTCATCGGTTCTGGAAGTGTAGTAACAAAGGATATTCCGGCCAATGTAGTAGCTGTTGGCAGTCCGTGTAGGGTCAAACGTAAAATTACAGAACAAGATAAAATTAATTTTTTAGAGATGGTACCCGATGAATAA
- a CDS encoding flavodoxin family protein — protein sequence MNKNILILTGSPRKNGNSDMLADAFMKGAKEKGHTVNKIEVAKLNINGCKACIMCWTKDRACVQCDDMKEIEPLLESADMLVLVSPLYFFGISAQLKAVIDRFCAYCVDSRKKSLNVKESALIMCGECDAERFFSGAVDTYKHTADYMKWKDRGILIATSVSAKGDILQGDWLNKAQAFGTSI from the coding sequence ATGAATAAAAATATACTGATACTTACCGGTAGTCCACGGAAGAATGGTAATAGCGATATGCTGGCAGATGCCTTTATGAAAGGAGCAAAGGAAAAGGGGCATACAGTAAATAAAATAGAAGTGGCAAAACTCAATATTAATGGATGTAAAGCCTGTATTATGTGCTGGACAAAGGACAGAGCCTGTGTTCAATGTGACGATATGAAAGAAATTGAACCACTACTCGAAAGCGCAGATATGCTTGTACTGGTTTCCCCTTTGTATTTTTTTGGGATTTCTGCACAGTTAAAGGCTGTAATTGACAGGTTTTGTGCCTACTGTGTGGATAGCCGCAAAAAATCTCTTAATGTAAAAGAATCCGCTTTAATTATGTGTGGAGAGTGCGATGCAGAACGATTTTTCAGCGGCGCCGTAGATACTTACAAGCATACGGCAGATTATATGAAATGGAAAGACAGGGGTATCTTAATAGCTACCAGCGTATCAGCAAAAGGAGATATTTTACAAGGGGATTGGCTAAATAAAGCGCAAGCTTTTGGCACTAGCATTTAA
- a CDS encoding DUF169 domain-containing protein — MDVKEINKYGQEIVDCLKLKTSPVAVKLIPKGGEVPEGIKKVDETMRHCQLVDRVRRTGEEFYTLGEDQMCKGGAGAMGLGEMPPKVASGEFYFNKLKQFSTQGAARRTLERVPKLPPNSTEAILYSPLEKATFMPDVVIVIGNPKQIMLLTQAAMYKTGGRVEASFAGKQSLCSDGVVNVYKEGKIGVTVGCSGSRTYTKISDEEMIMGIPTELLADVADGLKEICPK; from the coding sequence ATGGATGTAAAAGAGATAAATAAATATGGACAAGAGATTGTAGACTGCCTGAAACTGAAGACCTCTCCTGTTGCCGTGAAATTGATCCCAAAAGGAGGAGAAGTTCCGGAGGGAATAAAGAAAGTAGATGAGACTATGAGACACTGCCAGCTGGTTGATAGAGTCCGAAGAACAGGTGAGGAGTTCTATACTCTGGGTGAAGACCAGATGTGCAAAGGCGGAGCTGGCGCAATGGGTCTTGGAGAAATGCCTCCAAAAGTCGCAAGTGGAGAATTTTATTTTAATAAACTTAAACAGTTCAGTACCCAGGGTGCTGCAAGGCGTACCCTTGAAAGGGTTCCCAAGCTTCCTCCAAACTCAACAGAAGCTATTCTGTATTCTCCCCTGGAAAAAGCCACGTTTATGCCGGATGTTGTTATAGTCATCGGTAATCCTAAACAAATAATGTTACTTACACAGGCTGCAATGTATAAAACAGGCGGCAGAGTCGAAGCAAGTTTTGCAGGAAAGCAGAGCTTATGCTCCGACGGAGTCGTAAATGTATACAAAGAAGGTAAAATCGGAGTCACAGTCGGTTGCAGTGGCAGCAGGACGTATACAAAGATCTCAGACGAAGAAATGATTATGGGAATTCCCACTGAACTTCTAGCTGATGTAGCAGATGGCCTCAAGGAAATTTGCCCGAAGTAA
- a CDS encoding DUF6951 family protein encodes MVTEISLNTICGHTTKIIATKEGKSTHIHIKSTCEKLRKWGTHFDMEMKDLMGGPETILGRKSAEMPLTPTCLVPAAVMNACWLENGMISKNLAREMGKMEIIFDKLE; translated from the coding sequence ATGGTTACAGAGATTTCACTGAACACAATATGTGGACATACGACAAAGATAATTGCTACTAAAGAAGGAAAGAGTACTCATATACATATTAAGTCTACATGCGAAAAACTCCGAAAATGGGGCACACACTTTGATATGGAAATGAAAGACCTTATGGGGGGTCCAGAAACCATACTTGGCAGGAAATCAGCTGAAATGCCTCTTACGCCTACCTGTCTTGTTCCGGCAGCAGTAATGAACGCTTGCTGGCTCGAAAATGGCATGATTTCGAAGAATCTTGCTCGCGAAATGGGAAAGATGGAGATCATTTTCGATAAATTAGAGTGA
- a CDS encoding 30S ribosomal protein S8e yields MRWQGSSRRKVTGGKVIAARGKRKFEMGRESAETRISEIKRKNIHTMGGNRKVRLLQCNTANVTNPKDGKTTSTPIETVLDNVANKHYIRRNILTKGSVIRTSLGTAKVTSRPGQDGVVNAVLIE; encoded by the coding sequence ATGAGATGGCAAGGTAGCTCCAGAAGAAAAGTGACTGGTGGGAAAGTTATTGCTGCCCGTGGGAAGCGCAAGTTCGAAATGGGCCGTGAGTCTGCAGAAACCCGTATAAGTGAAATAAAGAGGAAAAACATTCACACTATGGGAGGCAACAGGAAAGTAAGACTTCTTCAGTGCAATACTGCAAACGTAACCAATCCCAAAGACGGAAAAACCACTTCAACTCCCATTGAGACAGTTCTCGACAACGTTGCAAACAAGCACTACATCAGGCGTAACATTCTGACAAAAGGCTCAGTAATAAGGACTTCTCTCGGAACTGCTAAAGTTACAAGCAGACCGGGGCAGGACGGAGTTGTAAATGCTGTATTAATTGAATAA
- a CDS encoding Lrp/AsnC family transcriptional regulator, which translates to MDEKIRHILEILENDARTSPEEIASFTDMSAQEVSQAIAKLEETGVIRHYKTIVDWDLVGENYVYAVIELKVTLERNQGYQAIAERIYKFPEVRSVRLLSGNYDISLTVRGKSMKDVAFFVAEKIATLDQVQSTSTHFVLKTYKEDGVILHEPETIQRLPVSF; encoded by the coding sequence ATGGATGAAAAGATTCGACATATACTGGAAATTCTTGAGAATGACGCACGAACGAGTCCAGAGGAAATAGCATCCTTTACGGATATGTCTGCACAGGAAGTTTCCCAGGCAATTGCAAAACTTGAAGAGACGGGAGTTATCCGGCACTACAAAACCATAGTTGATTGGGATCTGGTTGGGGAAAACTATGTTTATGCAGTTATTGAGTTGAAGGTTACTCTCGAGCGTAATCAGGGCTATCAGGCAATTGCAGAAAGAATCTACAAGTTTCCGGAAGTCAGGTCAGTAAGGCTCCTATCTGGAAATTATGACATATCCCTGACTGTCAGAGGAAAATCAATGAAGGACGTGGCTTTTTTCGTAGCAGAGAAAATTGCAACCCTCGATCAGGTACAGAGCACATCAACCCACTTCGTGCTGAAAACCTATAAAGAAGATGGGGTTATCCTCCATGAACCTGAAACGATTCAAAGGCTACCAGTCTCATTTTGA
- a CDS encoding aminotransferase class I/II-fold pyridoxal phosphate-dependent enzyme, giving the protein MRPSCDPSKFVADVMKEIPPSGIRRFFDLVSGLEDVISLGVGEPDFITPWHIREMCIHSLEKGQTSYTSNYGLPELRDELTRTYYRRYGLDYNPSSEILITTGVSEALDIAVRTVVNPGDEVIIVQPSYVAYMPSVILAGGKPVIVSTHRDDEFSLTAESLKPAITDKTKAIILNFPNNPTGAIMSKEELEDIADLVVENDLFVISDEVYECLTYEGKHVPLSSLEGMKERTVMLNGFSKAYAMTGLRLGFAMGSPEIIHSMMMIHQYCMMCAPVTAQVGAIEALRHGKDEMERMVREYDRRRHFIVRGFNRIGLECCNPKGAFYAFPYIGNTGLSSSEFAERLLDEKKVVAIPGDAFGEAGEGFLRCAYAASTNDIRKALDRMEDFVDGLKQ; this is encoded by the coding sequence TTGAGACCTTCATGTGATCCTTCAAAGTTTGTTGCCGACGTTATGAAAGAAATTCCTCCTTCAGGAATACGCCGTTTTTTTGATCTGGTTTCCGGACTTGAGGATGTAATTTCCCTTGGTGTAGGAGAGCCTGACTTTATTACTCCATGGCATATCCGTGAGATGTGTATTCACTCTCTGGAAAAAGGGCAAACCTCATATACTTCAAATTACGGGCTTCCGGAACTCAGAGACGAACTTACCAGAACCTACTACAGGCGTTACGGTCTGGACTATAACCCTTCATCCGAGATCCTCATTACAACAGGTGTGAGTGAAGCTCTGGACATAGCAGTAAGGACCGTAGTCAACCCTGGTGATGAGGTTATTATTGTCCAGCCTTCTTATGTGGCATATATGCCTTCGGTTATTCTTGCAGGAGGTAAACCGGTTATCGTTTCCACCCACAGGGACGATGAGTTTAGCCTGACTGCAGAATCCCTTAAACCTGCAATCACGGACAAGACAAAAGCAATAATTCTCAATTTTCCTAATAATCCCACAGGAGCAATTATGTCAAAGGAAGAACTCGAGGATATTGCTGACCTGGTTGTGGAGAATGACCTGTTTGTTATCTCGGACGAAGTTTACGAGTGCCTTACCTATGAAGGCAAGCACGTCCCATTATCTTCACTTGAAGGCATGAAAGAGCGGACTGTTATGCTTAACGGCTTTTCCAAAGCCTATGCAATGACAGGACTGAGGCTCGGCTTTGCAATGGGCTCTCCGGAGATCATCCATTCAATGATGATGATCCATCAGTACTGCATGATGTGTGCTCCCGTAACTGCTCAGGTAGGCGCAATCGAAGCACTCCGTCATGGCAAAGATGAAATGGAGAGGATGGTTCGGGAATATGACCGACGCAGGCACTTTATTGTCAGGGGCTTTAACAGAATAGGGCTTGAGTGCTGCAACCCTAAAGGTGCATTTTACGCCTTCCCCTATATAGGAAATACCGGCCTTTCTTCCTCTGAATTTGCAGAACGCCTTCTGGATGAAAAGAAAGTCGTTGCAATCCCCGGAGATGCTTTTGGAGAGGCAGGTGAAGGCTTCCTGCGCTGCGCCTACGCGGCATCTACAAATGATATTAGAAAAGCGTTAGATAGAATGGAAGACTTTGTGGACGGTTTAAAGCAGTAA
- a CDS encoding DUF5591 domain-containing protein produces the protein MKPIIPEDERSKEPLDTDRVIYHPDMIRANEWVLNEYEAPYRELCVFVPCAKRKPYHESPSHKKFDRIIFEIAKPEDVHIVTFGTCGITPRELDTQYPFMHYSFMMGKCNVAKVKRDFIKMESERLAAYLEKTRDNYKHRIAYCIGDFRTAMEKAVEMVDIEVDIVPKESTIQKMIQPDKPFIYNSLSSREYLQDFSDAITNALKLPGRKVGLKEDISVDDTDWYLL, from the coding sequence ATGAAACCCATTATTCCTGAAGATGAGCGTTCTAAAGAACCTCTTGACACTGATAGGGTAATTTATCACCCGGATATGATAAGGGCTAATGAATGGGTCCTGAACGAATATGAAGCTCCGTACAGGGAACTCTGTGTTTTTGTTCCCTGTGCCAAAAGGAAACCCTATCATGAAAGTCCCTCTCACAAAAAATTCGACAGAATAATTTTCGAAATTGCAAAACCTGAAGATGTACATATAGTAACCTTCGGAACCTGTGGAATTACTCCCAGGGAACTTGATACTCAATATCCGTTCATGCATTACAGCTTTATGATGGGTAAATGTAACGTGGCAAAAGTTAAACGAGATTTTATAAAAATGGAAAGCGAAAGACTTGCCGCTTACCTCGAAAAGACAAGGGACAATTACAAACACAGAATAGCTTATTGTATAGGGGATTTCCGAACTGCAATGGAAAAAGCCGTGGAAATGGTTGACATAGAAGTTGATATCGTGCCGAAAGAATCAACCATTCAGAAAATGATCCAGCCAGATAAACCTTTTATCTATAACAGCCTCTCCTCAAGAGAGTACCTTCAGGACTTTTCAGACGCAATTACGAATGCTCTTAAACTCCCAGGGAGAAAAGTAGGACTTAAAGAAGATATTTCGGTTGATGACACTGATTGGTACCTTCTTTAA